Proteins from a genomic interval of Pseudomonas versuta:
- the def gene encoding peptide deformylase produces MIREILKMGDERLLRVAQPVPEHMFDTPELWQLLDDMLQTMEHAGGVGLAAPQIGVDLQMVVFGFEHSERYPDAEAVPQTILINPLITPLSPALEEDWEGCLSVPGLRGTVERFQKIRYEGFTPKGEPIVRVAEGFHARVVQHECDHLIGRLYPSRIKDFSKFGFIEVLFPDLEPGAGE; encoded by the coding sequence ATGATTCGTGAAATTCTGAAAATGGGCGATGAGCGTTTACTGCGTGTCGCTCAGCCTGTACCGGAGCACATGTTCGATACCCCGGAACTCTGGCAGTTACTGGACGACATGTTGCAAACCATGGAGCACGCGGGGGGTGTCGGGCTGGCGGCTCCGCAGATTGGCGTTGACCTGCAAATGGTGGTCTTCGGTTTCGAGCACAGCGAACGCTACCCGGATGCTGAAGCTGTACCACAAACCATCCTGATCAATCCGTTGATCACCCCGCTCAGTCCTGCGCTTGAAGAAGATTGGGAAGGCTGCCTGTCGGTGCCTGGTTTGCGCGGGACAGTCGAGCGTTTTCAAAAGATCCGTTACGAAGGCTTCACGCCTAAAGGTGAACCGATCGTACGTGTGGCAGAAGGTTTTCATGCGCGAGTGGTGCAGCATGAATGCGACCACCTGATCGGTCGTCTGTATCCGTCGCGCATCAAGGACTTCAGCAAATTTGGTTTTATTGAAGTCTTGTTTCCTGATCTGGAGCCGGGCGCCGGAGAATAA